TTAAAGCATCTTGTTAAGAATGGCTTTGAGCCTGACGGCTTTTCAGACCCTATAAAGGCACTTGATGCTTTCAAAGCAAACTCTACAAAATATGCACTGGTGTTATCAGACATTAGAATGCCGGGCATGAACGGCGTTGACCTTGCAAGCCAAGTACTGACCATTAACCCGAATGTTAAAGTAATACTAATGACGGCCTATGATATTATCCCAGATGACTTGCGCAGCAAGATGCCAGTAGTCAGCGTTGAGGACATTATTCGCAAGCCATTCAGGCTTGTAGAGATTTGGAGCCGCGTAAAACAGTTGGTAAACGCAAACTAGTTTTGATGCCGAACATAAACTCAGGGGATGTCTGCGCGTTTAGGTCTGCGGGCTCTATTCACCCGGTCGCGACCGTCTCATTGTTTCACAAAGCAACCTAAGGTACCATCTATTCAGAGCCTTCAGTTCTCTTTGGTTTGACAAAACGGTAATAGCTGAACACCTATTCTGCTATCGCGTTCTCCGCAGCTTCAGCATCCGCCTTTGTCTTGTGTACTGTCTTGTCCGGATGAAGTGGTGGCGAGTAAATTGTGTATAGCTTCAGTTCTTGGTTTGATGTATTGATTATATTGTGCAGAGCCCCCAGGTATTACAACGGCTGAATCTTCCACAATAACAGACACACTGCCATCAATTATGGCCTTGCCTTGACCTTGTTCAACTCTGATGAACTGGTCGTTTTCGTGGTGTATCGCCATTCCAATGTCTTCGTTTGGTTTGAGTGACATTACTACAAGCTGGCTCTGAGGCGCGGTGTACAATACCTGCCTAAAAACTATCAGGCTTGACCGTAGGAGCGGCAATATTTGACGTGGTTTCGTTTTATGCAGATTCTGGCACATCCGGGATTACCTCAAAATCGTCATGGCCCGAATACTCTCTATGTGCCAAGAGATTGGAGCTAAAAGAGAATAACCTCCTGCATTCCTTACAACGATATGTTATCAGCAGCATAATCCTCCGTCATCTAACGCAGCCCCAAGCCCGCAATTTACTCTCAAGCTATGCGCACATTATGTATAGTATACACTTCTAGAATCATTATACCTATGTTAGTTTACTAACAGCGCTCCATCACTTTTTAATAGTGACAACGGGAAGAAAGAGAAATGTCGTCCGTCCAAGAATTTTCAGTGCAGACGGCCATAACGACCCGGAAGGAATTTGCGATATGCGAAAATTGTTTTTGGACGGTTTCACTACTGGACAGGCTCGTCTATGATTTTGATAGCTGTCCAGCATGCAAGCAAAATGCTATCTCAAAAATACCGATTGGTCAATCGGAGAAATTCGCATATTCTCATGATTCCCGACGTGGCCTTGAATGTGCTTTATGGTAGACTTTGTGCAAGTAGAAATTTATTCGATGCTCTGCGGTCGCTCATAGTTCTTGAAGTTTGTCTGGATCCGTGCATACTTGCTCTAGGGTAGGTAACGGTTCAATGGCAAGCCTTTTTCTCTAGCAATTTCCTTTCAGCTTTTATCTCGGGAGTAGACATTTCAAACATCTTTTCAACAAAACCCATCAGGTCGTTTTCGTTTTCCTTGGTCTTGGAATTGATGTACAGCCTTATCAGGACGCCTCTTTGCGAGCCTGTCAAGGCCATGTACCATCTGAGCTGCTTCGACAGACGGAGCTTTTGCAAACTATGCTTGGCAAACCTTGACAAGCACGTTTGATTTTTACAATTAACTCTATCTTTAGTAGGAATGAGCATCGAACCTGTGCTGTTTTAACTCTTTAAGGCTTTCAAAGATGGATTTGCAGATTGCGCACTGGACTTTGCTCTTTAGCACAGGATCGATATTTCTGACATAATTTCGAAACTTGAATGAGGGGGCTGTTTCGGAATCCATTGTTTTCTCGTGCTGGCGTTAACCGTATTTAAGTCCAAGCAAGAAATTCAATGGCATAATAGACTTGTACACGCCGTCCCGATGTGGTTATTTTCTACTAGATATCACCGCTTTGTCTAAATAATGCAGCATGAAAACAAGATGGATTTTTGACTCTTGGCTCGCTCGAAAAATTAGACAAGATTTACCTCTGCCGCGATTGCAATTCTGTAATGCTATTCCTGGAAGACTTGGATAATCACAAAGCGTTTACGGGCCATGATGATATCGAAATTCTGCCCTTTGAATGAGTAAAATGGTGCGAGCAGACCGGCTACGTCATATTTGTTCGGTAGTCCGG
The Nitrososphaera sp. DNA segment above includes these coding regions:
- a CDS encoding response regulator — encoded protein: MSAATRLLVVEDDKDILYLVLKHLVKNGFEPDGFSDPIKALDAFKANSTKYALVLSDIRMPGMNGVDLASQVLTINPNVKVILMTAYDIIPDDLRSKMPVVSVEDIIRKPFRLVEIWSRVKQLVNAN